A single Argentina anserina chromosome 7, drPotAnse1.1, whole genome shotgun sequence DNA region contains:
- the LOC126803036 gene encoding RGG repeats nuclear RNA binding protein A isoform X2, with the protein MASLNPFDLLGDDDAEDPSLLVAAQQQKLAAAGPKKAQPTKPGVDTKPAKLPSKPAPPTQAVRESKNEASRGGRGGGRGYGYGRGRGGGGYNRDSANNENNSGYNRDSVPAGQGAFEDSPKRRFSGGDGDGKPSERRGYGGDGDGKTTERRSYGGPRGSYHGGHRGGFGDGEVGDEERLRRNFDRRSGTGRGNELKREGSGRGNWGSQTDELPEVTEEGVDATEKNLSAEKPVEEVDAADGRKYTTAKEPEEKEPDEKEMTLEEYEKVLEEKRKALQALKTEERKVDTKEFESLQQLSNKKGNDDIFIKLGSDKDKKKESAEKEEKAKKSVSINEFLKPAEGERFSYPSRGRDRGGRASKGGPSSNYSRSSVKAPPIEDPFQFPTLGGN; encoded by the exons ATGGCGAGCCTCAACCCCTTTGATTTGTTGGGCGACGATGACGCCGAGGACCCATCGCTGCTTGTGGCCGCTCAGCAACAGAAGCTTGCTGCCGCCGGGCCCAAGAAGGCCCAGCCCACCAAGCCCGGCGTAGATACCAAGCCGGCTAAGCTGCCTTCCAAGCCTGCACCTCCTACTCAGGCTG TGAGGGAATCAAAGAACGAAGCTAGTCGAGGTGGCCGTGGTGGTGGACGTGGATATGGATACGGTCGTGGCCGTGGTGGCGGCGGCTACAATCGTGATTCAGCCAATAATGAGAACAACAGTGGGTACAACCGGGACTCAGTCCCTGCCGGTCAGGGTGCTTTTGAGGATTCACCTAAAAGGCGGTTCTCTGGTGGAGACGGTGATGGAAAGCCATCTGAAAGGCGTGGGTATGGGGGAGATGGTGATGGGAAAACTACTGAAAGGCGCAGCTATGGTGGGCCCCGTGGCTCTTACCATGGTGGCCACCGTGGTGGCTTTGGTGATggtgaagttggtgatgaggagCGCCTGCGGAGAAACTTTGATCGTCGTAGTGGGACTGGACGCgg AAATGAACTCAAACGCGAAGGTTCTGGTCGTGGAAACTGGGGATCACAAACTGATGAACTTCCTGA GGTGACTGAAGAGGGAGTCGATGCAACTGAAAAGAATCTGAGTGCTGAGAAACCTGTGGAGGAGGTGGATGCAGCAGATGGCAGAAAATATACTACTGCTAAGGAACCCGAAGAAAAGGAACCTGACGAGAAG GAAATGACACTTGAGGAGTATGAGAAGGTGCTTGAGGAGAAAAGGAAGGCCCTGCAGGCACTCAAGACTGAAGAGAGAAAGGTTGATACTAAGGAATTTGAATCTCTGCAACAGCTTTCAAACAAGAAAGGAAATGATGATATCTTCATTAAATTG GGATCCGATAAGGACAAGAAGAAAGAATCTGCTGAGAAGGAAGAAAAGGCCAAAAAG TCCGTCAGCATCAATGAGTTTTTGAAGCCAGCTGAAGGAGAAAGGTTCTCTTACCCATCTCGTGGTCGTGACCGTGGTGGTCGTGCCTCAAAAGGAGGGCCTAGCAGCAACTACTCACGAAGCAGCGTGAAAGCGCCACCAATTGAAGATCCTTTTCAGTTTCCAACTTTGGGTGGCAACTAA
- the LOC126803036 gene encoding RGG repeats nuclear RNA binding protein A isoform X1, which produces MASLNPFDLLGDDDAEDPSLLVAAQQQKLAAAGPKKAQPTKPGVDTKPAKLPSKPAPPTQAVRESKNEASRGGRGGGRGYGYGRGRGGGGYNRDSANNENNSGYNRDSVPAGQGAFEDAPKRRFSGGDGDGRPSERRGYGGDGEGKTTERRSYGGPRGSYHGGRHGGFGNGEVGDEERPRRNFDRRSGTGRGNELKRQGSGRGNWGSQTDELPEVTEEGVDATEQNLGDEKPGGEVDAADGSKDTTAKEPEEKEPEEKEMTLEEYEKVLEEKRKALQALKTEERKVDTKEFESLQQLSNKKGNDDIFIKLGSDKDKKKESAEKEEKAKKSVSINEFLKPAEGERFSYPSRGRGRGGRASKGGPSSNYSQSSVKAPPIEDPFQFPTLGGK; this is translated from the exons ATGGCGAGCCTCAACCCCTTTGATTTGTTGGGCGACGATGACGCCGAGGACCCATCGCTGCTCGTGGCCGCTCAGCAACAGAAGCTTGCTGCCGCCGGGCCCAAGAAAGCCCAGCCCACCAAGCCCGGCGTGGATACCAAGCCGGCCAAGCTGCCTTCCAAGCCTGCACCTCCTACTCAGGCTG TGAGGGAATCAAAGAATGAAGCTAGTCGAGGTGGCCGTGGTGGTGGACGTGGATATGGATACGGGCGTGGCCGTGGTGGCGGCGGCTACAATCGTGATTCAGCCAATAATGAGAACAACAGTGGGTACAATCGGGACTCAGTCCCTGCTGGTCAGGGTGCTTTCGAGGATGCACCTAAAAGGCGGTTCTCTGGTGGAGACGGTGATGGAAGGCCATCTGAAAGGCGTGGTTATGGGGGAGATGGTGAGGGGAAAACTACTGAAAGGCGCAGCTATGGTGGACCTCGTGGCTCTTACCATGGTGGCCGCCATGGTGGCTTTGGTAATggtgaagttggtgatgaggagCGCCCGCGGAGAAACTTTGATCGTCGTAGTGGGACTGGACGCGG AAATGAACTCAAACGCCAAGGTTCTGGTCGTGGAAACTGGGGATCACAAACTGATGAACTTCCTGA GGTGACTGAAGAGGGAGTCGATGCAACTGAACAGAATCTGGGTGATGAGAAGCCTGGGGGGGAGGTGGATGCTGCAGATGGCAGCAAAGATACTACTGCTAAGGAACCCGAAGAAAAGGAACCTGAGGAGAAG GAAATGACACTTGAGGAGTATGAGAAGGTGCTTGAGGAGAAAAGGAAGGCCCTGCAGGCACTCAAGACTGAAGAGAGAAAGGTTGATACTAAGGAATTTGAATCTCTGCAACAGCTTTCAAACAAGAAAGGAAATGATGATATCTTCATTAAATTG GGATCTGATAAAGACAAGAAGAAAGAATCTGCTGAGAAGGAAGAAAAGGCCAAAAAG TCCGTCAGCATCAATGAGTTTTTGAAGCCAGCTGAAGGAGAAAGGTTCTCTTACCCATCTCGTGGTCGTGGCCGTGGTGGTCGTGCCTCCAAAGGCGGGCCTAGCAGCAACTACTCACAAAGCAGCGTGAAAGCCCCACCAATTGAAGATCCTTTTCAGTTTCCAACTTTGGGTGGCAAGTAA
- the LOC126803036 gene encoding RGG repeats nuclear RNA binding protein A isoform X5 translates to MASLNPFDLLGDDDAEDPSLLVAAQQQKLAAAGPKKAQPTKPGVDTKPAKLPSKPAPPTQAVRESKNEASRGGRGGGRGYGYGRGRGGGGYNRDSANNENNSGYNRDSVPAGQGAFEDSPKRRFSGGDGDGKPSERRGYGGDGDGKTTERRSYGGPRGSYHGGHRGGFGDGEVGDEERLRRNFDRRSGTGRGNELKREGSGRGNWGSQTDELPEVTEEGVDATEKNLSAEKPVEEVDAADGRKYTTAKEPEEKEPDEKEMTLEEYEKVLEEKRKALQALKTEERKVDTKEFESLQQLSNKKGNDDIFIKLGSDKDKKKESAEKEEKAKKSVSINEFLKPAEGERFSYPSRGRDRGGRASKGGPSSNYSRSSVKAPPIEDPFQFPTLGGN, encoded by the exons ATGGCGAGCCTCAACCCCTTTGATTTGTTGGGCGACGATGACGCCGAGGACCCATCGCTGCTCGTGGCCGCTCAGCAACAGAAGCTTGCTGCCGCCGGGCCCAAGAAAGCCCAGCCCACCAAGCCCGGCGTGGATACCAAGCCGGCCAAGCTGCCTTCCAAGCCTGCACCTCCTACTCAGGCTG TGAGGGAATCAAAGAACGAAGCTAGTCGAGGTGGCCGTGGTGGTGGACGTGGATATGGATACGGTCGTGGCCGTGGTGGCGGCGGCTACAATCGTGATTCAGCCAATAATGAGAACAACAGTGGGTACAACCGGGACTCAGTCCCTGCCGGTCAGGGTGCTTTTGAGGATTCACCTAAAAGGCGGTTCTCTGGTGGAGACGGTGATGGAAAGCCATCTGAAAGGCGTGGGTATGGGGGAGATGGTGATGGGAAAACTACTGAAAGGCGCAGCTATGGTGGGCCCCGTGGCTCTTACCATGGTGGCCACCGTGGTGGCTTTGGTGATggtgaagttggtgatgaggagCGCCTGCGGAGAAACTTTGATCGTCGTAGTGGGACTGGACGCgg AAATGAACTCAAACGCGAAGGTTCTGGTCGTGGAAACTGGGGATCACAAACTGATGAACTTCCTGA GGTGACTGAAGAGGGAGTCGATGCAACTGAAAAGAATCTGAGTGCTGAGAAACCTGTGGAGGAGGTGGATGCAGCAGATGGCAGAAAATATACTACTGCTAAGGAACCCGAAGAAAAGGAACCTGACGAGAAG GAAATGACACTTGAGGAGTATGAGAAGGTGCTTGAGGAGAAAAGGAAGGCCCTGCAGGCACTCAAGACTGAAGAGAGAAAGGTTGATACTAAGGAATTTGAATCTCTGCAACAGCTTTCAAACAAGAAAGGAAATGATGATATCTTCATTAAATTG GGATCCGATAAGGACAAGAAGAAAGAATCTGCTGAGAAGGAAGAAAAGGCCAAAAAG TCCGTCAGCATCAATGAGTTTTTGAAGCCAGCTGAAGGAGAAAGGTTCTCTTACCCATCTCGTGGTCGTGACCGTGGTGGTCGTGCCTCAAAAGGAGGGCCTAGCAGCAACTACTCACGAAGCAGCGTGAAAGCGCCACCAATTGAAGATCCTTTTCAGTTTCCAACTTTGGGTGGCAACTAA